In the Bacteroidota bacterium genome, one interval contains:
- the rpsQ gene encoding 30S ribosomal protein S17, producing MEKRNLRKERIGVVASNKMDKSIVVTVEKKVKHPLYGKFVLKTKKFTAHDEENTCNEGDTVRIMETRPLSKSKRWRLVEILERAK from the coding sequence ATGGAAAAAAGAAATTTAAGAAAAGAAAGAATAGGTGTTGTTGCCAGTAACAAAATGGACAAGTCAATTGTTGTTACTGTTGAGAAAAAGGTAAAGCACCCATTGTACGGTAAATTCGTTTTAAAAACGAAAAAATTTACTGCACACGACGAAGAAAACACCTGCAACGAGGGAGATACTGTTCGTATAATGGAGACACGTCCATTGAGCAAGTCAAAACGTTGGAGATTAGTTGAAATTTTAGAAAGAGCTAAATAA
- the rplC gene encoding 50S ribosomal protein L3 codes for MSGLIGKKVGMTSIYNEAGKSFPCTVIECGPCVVTQVRTEEVDGYVSVQLGFDDAKEKNVSKALLGHFNKAGVSPKKKLVEFKGFDSEVKIGDSIAVDHFVEGEYVDVTGISKGKGFQGVVKRHGFRGVGDATHGQHNRLRAPGSIGAASYPARVFKGMRMAGQMGNEQVTVENLQVLKVDAEKNLLVVKGSVPGPKNAYLIIRK; via the coding sequence ATGTCTGGATTAATTGGAAAAAAAGTTGGGATGACTAGCATCTACAATGAAGCAGGTAAATCGTTTCCTTGTACAGTGATCGAATGCGGTCCTTGTGTTGTTACCCAAGTCAGAACCGAAGAAGTTGATGGATATGTATCTGTACAACTTGGTTTCGATGACGCTAAAGAAAAGAATGTAAGCAAGGCATTGTTAGGACATTTTAATAAAGCGGGTGTTTCTCCAAAAAAGAAACTAGTCGAATTTAAAGGTTTTGACTCTGAAGTGAAAATTGGCGATTCAATTGCTGTAGATCACTTCGTAGAGGGAGAATATGTTGATGTTACCGGTATTTCTAAAGGTAAAGGTTTCCAGGGTGTTGTGAAACGCCACGGATTTAGAGGTGTAGGTGATGCAACGCACGGTCAACACAACCGTTTAAGAGCACCCGGGTCAATCGGTGCGGCATCCTATCCTGCACGTGTATTCAAAGGAATGCGCATGGCAGGTCAAATGGGAAATGAGCAGGTAACTGTTGAGAACTTACAGGTTCTTAAAGTTGATGCTGAAAAAAATCTATTAGTTGTAAAAGGATCTGTACCAGGACCTAAAAACGCTTACTTAATCATAAGAAAGTAA
- the rplN gene encoding 50S ribosomal protein L14, which produces MVQQESRLKVADNTGAKEVLVIRVLGGTKRRYASVGDKVVVTVKQATPTSSVKKGTVSTGVVVRTKKEVRRPDGSYIRFDENAVVLLTAQGEMRGTRVFGPVARELRDKQYMKIVSLAPEVL; this is translated from the coding sequence ATGGTTCAACAAGAGTCGAGATTAAAAGTCGCAGATAATACCGGAGCAAAGGAAGTCCTTGTAATCCGAGTATTAGGAGGTACGAAGAGGAGATACGCCTCAGTTGGAGATAAAGTAGTTGTTACTGTTAAACAAGCTACTCCAACTTCTTCTGTAAAGAAGGGGACTGTATCTACCGGAGTCGTAGTTCGTACAAAAAAAGAAGTAAGACGTCCTGATGGTTCTTACATTCGTTTTGATGAAAACGCCGTTGTGTTGTTAACTGCACAAGGAGAGATGAGAGGTACTCGTGTATTCGGTCCTGTAGCCAGAGAGTTACGTGACAAGCAATACATGAAAATTGTTTCACTAGCACCCGAGGTGCTTTAA
- the rplD gene encoding 50S ribosomal protein L4, with amino-acid sequence MEVAVLDINGKETGRKVELSDSIFAVEPHTHAIYLDVKQYLANQRQGTHKTKERAEITGSTRKIKKQKGTGTARAGSIKSPLFRGGGRVFGPRPRSYSFKLNKGLKRLARKSALSMKVAEKQLFVVEDFNFEAPKTKDFINVLKAFGLESKRSLVVLSETNKNVYLSARNLKGTNVVNFNELNTYSIMNNKGVLLSEGSVKEIENILSK; translated from the coding sequence ATGGAAGTAGCAGTATTAGATATCAACGGAAAAGAAACTGGTAGAAAAGTAGAGCTATCAGATTCTATCTTCGCTGTAGAACCTCACACTCACGCTATTTACCTAGACGTTAAGCAATATCTTGCCAATCAACGTCAGGGTACGCATAAAACAAAAGAGAGAGCTGAGATTACAGGAAGTACTCGTAAGATTAAGAAACAAAAAGGAACAGGTACAGCTCGTGCGGGTAGTATCAAATCACCATTGTTCCGTGGAGGAGGTCGAGTATTCGGACCACGTCCTAGAAGTTATTCTTTCAAGCTTAATAAAGGGTTGAAAAGATTGGCAAGAAAATCAGCTTTAAGTATGAAAGTTGCCGAAAAACAACTTTTTGTAGTTGAGGATTTCAATTTTGAAGCACCAAAAACTAAAGACTTTATCAATGTTTTAAAGGCTTTCGGACTAGAATCTAAAAGATCACTAGTGGTGTTGAGCGAAACAAATAAAAATGTATATTTGTCGGCGCGAAATTTGAAAGGGACAAACGTCGTGAATTTCAATGAATTAAACACTTATTCAATTATGAATAATAAAGGTGTTCTTCTAAGTGAAGGTTCAGTGAAAGAAATTGAGAACATTTTAAGTAAATAG
- a CDS encoding GWxTD domain-containing protein, giving the protein MLLLSKKTTLLYIIGILSLIVINSCGPNKGYLAGASAYDDEEQMWNPSYRVYHTSAKTTRFYFIIPPGDILFVRNPQSRKFEASAQINYHIIKPENKTTTTIKKGVIKIDRENDEIPSEAIVGYFDVEIPDGHFYYASIVLNDKFRKHQFEDLLTIDKKNKGSAEDFIITDSTNSVKFMNYVASDSKVKISSERLKSSKFYVTRYFPISEYPLPIYVERDVQKMSITKDTTYQFNSDDFIIFEKPGIYHVQVDTTKVSGLTLLNFYEGYPLIAQRKNIAPPMRYITSDEEFEELAVGTDASKLKTEKIWASMSNDLPKTENLITTYYKRIQFANVYFTSYKEGWRTDRGLVYSIFGPPSSIYKTPKGEQWTYGTQNSTLDFEFTFEKAINPLTNNDYILIRDDDKKTIWQKAVEYWRKGKVFDQNEIVRLQEEIDRQNRYRNNYWYPSYYRGY; this is encoded by the coding sequence ATGCTTCTACTATCAAAAAAAACAACTCTTCTATATATTATAGGTATATTATCACTTATAGTAATAAATTCATGTGGTCCAAATAAAGGATATCTAGCCGGTGCATCAGCATACGATGATGAGGAGCAAATGTGGAACCCATCATACAGAGTATACCACACCTCAGCTAAAACCACGCGCTTTTATTTTATAATACCCCCGGGAGATATTCTTTTTGTAAGAAATCCTCAAAGCAGAAAATTTGAAGCTTCAGCGCAAATCAATTATCATATCATAAAACCGGAAAACAAAACAACTACGACCATAAAAAAAGGCGTAATAAAAATCGACCGTGAAAATGACGAAATACCAAGCGAAGCCATTGTAGGCTATTTTGACGTAGAAATCCCTGATGGTCATTTTTATTATGCAAGTATAGTTCTAAACGATAAATTCAGGAAACACCAGTTTGAGGACTTATTAACGATTGACAAAAAAAACAAAGGTTCAGCAGAAGACTTCATAATTACCGACTCTACAAACAGTGTAAAGTTTATGAATTATGTAGCATCTGATTCAAAGGTTAAGATTTCATCTGAAAGACTTAAAAGTTCGAAATTTTACGTGACCAGGTACTTTCCTATATCAGAATATCCTCTGCCAATATATGTTGAGAGAGACGTTCAAAAAATGTCAATAACCAAAGATACTACCTATCAATTCAACTCGGATGATTTTATAATATTTGAAAAACCAGGCATATACCACGTACAGGTAGACACTACTAAAGTTAGCGGTTTAACTCTATTGAACTTCTATGAAGGCTATCCATTAATTGCGCAAAGAAAAAATATTGCTCCTCCGATGAGATACATTACATCTGACGAAGAATTCGAAGAGCTGGCTGTAGGTACCGATGCCTCGAAACTAAAAACTGAGAAGATCTGGGCTTCAATGTCAAATGATCTTCCAAAAACCGAAAACCTGATAACTACTTATTACAAAAGAATACAGTTTGCAAATGTTTACTTCACTTCTTATAAAGAAGGATGGAGAACCGACAGGGGATTAGTATACTCAATATTTGGTCCTCCCTCTTCTATATATAAAACACCTAAAGGAGAACAATGGACTTACGGAACACAAAATTCAACACTGGATTTCGAGTTTACATTTGAAAAAGCAATAAACCCACTTACCAACAATGACTATATTTTAATAAGAGATGACGACAAAAAAACAATTTGGCAAAAGGCAGTAGAGTACTGGCGTAAAGGAAAAGTATTTGACCAAAATGAAATTGTAAGGCTTCAGGAAGAAATAGACAGACAAAACAGATATAGAAACAACTATTGGTACCCTTCGTACTACAGGGGTTATTAA
- the rplV gene encoding 50S ribosomal protein L22: MGVRKKQRAEAIKAEKKSVAFAKLNNVPTSPRKMRLVADLVRGVEVDKALQILKFNTKEASGRLEKLLLSAIANWQAKNEDASLEDSQLFVKEIYVDSARMLKRLRPAPQGRAHRIRKRSNHVTLVIGSNQNTEINL; encoded by the coding sequence ATGGGAGTTCGTAAAAAACAAAGAGCTGAGGCGATTAAAGCTGAGAAAAAGTCAGTTGCATTTGCTAAGCTAAATAACGTACCAACTTCTCCTCGTAAGATGAGATTGGTAGCAGATTTAGTTCGTGGAGTTGAAGTTGATAAAGCACTTCAAATCCTGAAATTCAACACAAAAGAAGCTTCTGGGAGACTGGAAAAACTTCTTTTGTCTGCAATTGCAAATTGGCAAGCTAAAAACGAAGACGCAAGTTTAGAAGATAGCCAATTGTTCGTGAAAGAAATTTATGTTGATAGTGCTAGAATGTTGAAACGTTTACGTCCCGCTCCACAAGGGCGTGCACACAGAATCAGAAAACGTTCTAACCACGTAACATTGGTAATTGGTAGTAACCAAAATACTGAAATTAATTTATAG
- the rpsG gene encoding 30S ribosomal protein S7 has protein sequence MRKNKAKKRQILPDPKFNDALVTRFVNMMMLDGKKSLAFRLFYDALEIVEAKKQDEEKSAVEVWKDALSNVMPHVEVRSRRVGGATFQIPMQIRPDRKVSLAMKWMISYTRKRNDKSFAQKLAAEILAAAKEEGAAVKKRVDTHKMAEANKAFSHFRF, from the coding sequence ATGAGAAAGAATAAAGCTAAAAAAAGACAAATTTTACCGGATCCAAAGTTTAACGACGCATTAGTAACGCGTTTCGTTAACATGATGATGTTGGACGGTAAAAAAAGTTTAGCATTCAGACTATTCTATGATGCATTAGAAATAGTTGAAGCTAAAAAACAAGATGAAGAGAAAAGTGCAGTTGAGGTATGGAAAGACGCTTTGTCAAATGTAATGCCACACGTTGAGGTTCGTAGCCGTCGTGTAGGTGGAGCTACATTCCAAATACCAATGCAGATTCGTCCTGATCGTAAAGTTTCATTAGCAATGAAGTGGATGATTTCTTATACTCGTAAAAGAAATGATAAATCATTTGCTCAAAAATTAGCTGCTGAAATTCTTGCTGCTGCAAAAGAAGAAGGAGCTGCTGTTAAGAAAAGAGTTGATACTCACAAGATGGCAGAAGCAAACAAAGCATTCTCACATTTTAGATTTTAA
- the rpsC gene encoding 30S ribosomal protein S3, translated as MGQKTNPIGNRLGIIRGWDSNWYGGRNYGDKIAEDSKIRKYVYARLAKASVSRVIIERTLKLVTVTITTARPGIIIGKGGQEVDKLKEELKKITGKEVQINIYEIKRPELDANLVAASIARQIEGRISFRRAIKMAIAGTMRMGAEGIKVQVSGRLNGAEMARSEGYKDGRIPLSTFRADIDYSLKEAHTTYGRLGIKVWIMKGELYGKRDLSPLAGMSKKQSSKGGARGGKFSGRKGPKRK; from the coding sequence ATGGGACAGAAAACAAATCCAATCGGTAATCGTTTAGGAATCATCAGAGGATGGGATTCTAACTGGTACGGTGGACGTAACTACGGAGACAAGATTGCTGAAGATAGTAAAATTCGAAAGTATGTATATGCTCGTTTAGCTAAAGCAAGTGTTTCTCGAGTTATTATAGAACGTACACTTAAATTAGTTACTGTTACTATCACTACTGCCAGACCTGGTATCATTATTGGTAAAGGTGGGCAAGAAGTAGATAAGTTAAAAGAAGAGTTAAAGAAAATAACTGGCAAGGAAGTTCAGATCAATATCTATGAGATCAAACGTCCTGAGCTTGATGCTAATTTAGTTGCTGCGAGTATCGCTCGTCAGATCGAAGGAAGAATTTCTTTCCGTCGTGCAATAAAAATGGCTATCGCAGGTACCATGAGAATGGGTGCTGAAGGTATTAAAGTTCAGGTTTCTGGTAGATTGAACGGAGCTGAGATGGCACGTAGTGAGGGTTATAAAGATGGACGTATTCCTCTATCAACTTTTAGAGCTGATATTGATTACTCATTGAAAGAAGCTCATACTACTTATGGTCGTCTTGGAATTAAAGTCTGGATCATGAAAGGAGAGTTATACGGAAAACGCGACTTGTCGCCATTAGCAGGAATGAGCAAAAAGCAAAGTTCTAAAGGTGGAGCAAGAGGTGGTAAATTCTCTGGACGTAAAGGACCTAAAAGAAAATAA
- the rplX gene encoding 50S ribosomal protein L24, which produces MAKLKIRKGDTVKVIAGESKGVEGKVLEVFRDTNKALVEGVNMIKKHNKPSAQNPQGGIEEKEAPIQISNLSLLDPKSGETTKVGIRFEDGKKVRYSKKSGEVIK; this is translated from the coding sequence ATGGCAAAATTAAAGATCAGAAAAGGAGATACTGTTAAAGTTATCGCCGGTGAATCAAAAGGTGTTGAAGGGAAAGTTTTAGAAGTTTTCCGTGACACAAACAAGGCTTTAGTAGAAGGTGTTAATATGATTAAAAAACACAACAAGCCTAGCGCTCAGAATCCTCAAGGTGGGATCGAAGAAAAAGAAGCCCCAATTCAAATTTCTAACTTATCTTTGTTGGATCCTAAATCAGGAGAGACAACAAAAGTTGGAATTAGATTTGAGGATGGTAAGAAAGTGAGATATTCAAAAAAATCAGGCGAAGTAATTAAGTAA
- the rplW gene encoding 50S ribosomal protein L23: MGIIIRPIITEKMTAESEKFNRYGFIVDPKANKLQIAEAVKEMYGVSVERVNTMNYAGKKKSRYTKAGVISGKTNAYKKAIVEVAEGESIDFYNNI; the protein is encoded by the coding sequence ATGGGGATTATCATTAGACCAATCATTACAGAAAAGATGACAGCTGAAAGCGAAAAGTTTAATCGCTACGGTTTCATTGTTGATCCTAAAGCTAACAAGCTGCAAATTGCAGAAGCTGTTAAGGAGATGTACGGGGTTAGTGTTGAGAGAGTTAACACTATGAACTATGCCGGAAAAAAGAAAAGTCGTTACACTAAAGCCGGAGTAATTAGCGGAAAGACGAATGCTTATAAAAAAGCTATCGTTGAAGTAGCAGAAGGCGAGAGTATTGATTTTTATAACAATATCTAA
- the rpsL gene encoding 30S ribosomal protein S12, whose product MPTIQQLVRKGRVSLTKKSKSAALDSCPQRRGVCTRVYTTTPKKPNSAMRKVARVRLTNGKEVNAYIPGEGHNLQEHSIVLVRGGRVKDLPGVRYHIVRGALDTAGVEGRTQRRSKYGTKRPKK is encoded by the coding sequence ATGCCTACTATACAGCAATTAGTAAGAAAAGGAAGAGTGTCGTTGACTAAGAAGTCTAAATCGGCTGCACTTGATTCTTGTCCTCAACGTAGAGGGGTTTGTACACGTGTGTACACTACTACGCCTAAGAAACCAAACTCAGCAATGCGTAAAGTTGCAAGGGTAAGGTTGACTAACGGTAAGGAAGTGAACGCGTACATCCCTGGTGAAGGACATAATCTTCAGGAGCACTCGATAGTATTAGTTAGAGGCGGGAGAGTTAAAGATTTACCTGGTGTAAGATACCACATCGTTCGTGGTGCCTTAGATACAGCCGGTGTTGAAGGTAGAACTCAACGTCGTTCTAAGTACGGAACAAAACGTCCTAAGAAGTAA
- the rpsJ gene encoding 30S ribosomal protein S10 codes for MSQKIRIKLKSYDHMLVDKSAEKIVKSVKSTGAVVNGPIPLPTNKKIFTVLRSPHVNKKSREQFQLSTFKRLLDIYSSSSKTIDALMKLELPSGVEVEIKV; via the coding sequence ATGAGTCAAAAAATTAGAATAAAATTAAAGTCTTACGATCATATGTTGGTTGATAAATCAGCAGAGAAGATCGTAAAATCTGTTAAGTCAACAGGAGCTGTAGTAAATGGACCAATTCCATTACCTACAAATAAAAAAATCTTCACGGTTCTTCGTTCTCCTCACGTGAACAAGAAATCAAGAGAGCAATTTCAATTGAGCACATTTAAACGTCTTTTAGATATTTATAGCTCATCATCAAAAACAATTGATGCTTTGATGAAGTTAGAATTGCCTAGTGGTGTTGAAGTAGAGATCAAAGTCTGA
- the rpmC gene encoding 50S ribosomal protein L29 produces MKQSEIRELSTAELQEKLGEVKAEYTKMKINHSVTPLENPMQLRKLRRDVARVATELTKRELQ; encoded by the coding sequence ATGAAACAATCAGAAATCAGAGAACTATCTACAGCTGAATTACAAGAAAAACTTGGAGAAGTAAAGGCTGAGTACACTAAAATGAAGATTAATCATTCAGTGACTCCATTGGAAAACCCAATGCAGCTTCGTAAGCTACGTCGTGATGTTGCACGTGTAGCTACAGAGCTTACAAAAAGAGAACTTCAATAA
- the rplB gene encoding 50S ribosomal protein L2, which yields MSVRKLKPTTPGQRFKVVSDFDMLTMGNAPEKALVKGKHRSGGRNNTGRMTMRYIGGGHKRRYRQIDFKRNKFGVPATVKSIEYDPNRTAFIALLWYADGEKRYIIAPAGLEVGQTVVSGESVAPEVGNAMKLANIPLGTIISAIEMRPGQGAVIARSAGTFAQLVAREGKYATVKMPSGETRMILVDCMAAIGVVSNSDNQLLVSGKAGRSRWLGRRPRTRPVAMNPVDHPMGGGEGRASGGHPRSRNGIPAKGFKTRSKKKASNKYIIERRKK from the coding sequence ATGTCAGTTAGAAAATTAAAACCAACAACACCAGGACAACGTTTCAAAGTAGTAAGTGACTTTGATATGTTAACGATGGGTAATGCTCCCGAGAAAGCATTAGTAAAAGGTAAGCACAGATCTGGTGGTCGTAACAACACAGGACGTATGACTATGCGCTACATTGGTGGTGGTCATAAGAGGCGTTACAGACAAATTGATTTCAAAAGAAATAAATTTGGAGTACCTGCTACTGTGAAGTCGATCGAATATGATCCAAACCGTACAGCATTTATCGCTTTATTGTGGTATGCTGATGGTGAGAAGCGCTATATCATTGCACCAGCAGGCCTAGAAGTAGGTCAAACTGTAGTTTCTGGAGAGAGTGTTGCTCCCGAAGTAGGAAATGCAATGAAATTGGCTAACATTCCTTTAGGTACTATTATTTCTGCAATCGAGATGCGCCCTGGGCAGGGAGCTGTTATAGCACGTAGTGCCGGAACATTTGCTCAGCTTGTAGCTCGTGAAGGGAAATATGCAACTGTAAAGATGCCCTCAGGCGAAACCAGAATGATACTTGTAGACTGTATGGCTGCTATAGGAGTTGTTTCAAACTCTGATAATCAGTTGTTAGTTTCAGGTAAAGCCGGTAGAAGCCGTTGGTTAGGACGTCGTCCTAGAACTAGACCAGTAGCTATGAACCCAGTCGATCACCCAATGGGTGGTGGTGAAGGTCGTGCTTCAGGAGGTCACCCACGTTCTAGAAACGGTATTCCTGCAAAAGGATTTAAGACTAGATCTAAGAAGAAGGCTAGTAATAAGTATATTATTGAAAGAAGAAAGAAATAA
- the rpsS gene encoding 30S ribosomal protein S19 — translation MARSLKKGPYVHYKLDKKVQANVESGKKSVIKTWSRASLITPDFVGQTIAVHNGRQFIPVYVTENMVGHKLGEFAPTRTYRGHGGAKNKGKR, via the coding sequence ATGGCTCGTTCATTAAAAAAAGGACCATACGTTCACTACAAGCTTGACAAAAAAGTTCAAGCCAATGTAGAATCAGGAAAGAAAAGCGTTATTAAGACTTGGTCTCGCGCTTCATTGATTACACCTGATTTTGTAGGGCAAACAATTGCTGTACACAACGGAAGACAATTTATTCCTGTGTACGTTACAGAGAACATGGTTGGTCATAAATTAGGCGAATTTGCACCCACACGTACGTATCGTGGTCATGGAGGCGCAAAAAATAAAGGTAAAAGATAA
- the fusA gene encoding elongation factor G has product MAKRDLKYTRNLGIMAHIDAGKTTTTERVLYYTGLSHKIGEVHDGAATMDWMEQEQERGITITSAATTVFWKYPTVQGQPVKGETKDYKINIIDTPGHVDFTVEVERSLRVLDGAVALFCAVGGVEPQSETVWRQADKYNVPRIGFVNKMDRSGADFFNVVAQVKERLGANPVPLQVPIGSEEDFKGVVDLIEMKGIIWNEDDMGMTYQEVAIPEDLKDDVETWRAHLIESVAETNDELMEKFFEDPNSITREELMDAIRVATLNMTITPMLAGSAFKNKGVQTVLDAVMSYLPSPDDSEGIEGINPDTEKTEMRLPDPEQPFSALAFKIATDPFVGRLCFFRVYSGTLPAGSYVRNQRTGKKERISRIFQMHSNKQNAIDQIEAGDIGAGVGFKDIRTGDTLTDEKNPIVLESMTFPDPVIGVAVEPKSQADVDKMGVALGKLSEEDPTFTVKTNDDTGQTIISGMGELHLEILIDRMRREFKVELNQGQPQVEYRESITQEFQHREVYKKQSGGRGKFADIVFTIGPADEGKEEFQFESKIKGGNVPKEFVPSIEKGFKEAMKNGTLAGFEVVGMKVTLLDGSFHPVDSDQLSFELAAKLGFKAAAKSAGPKILEPLMKLEVVTPEENMGDVVGDLNRRRGQVNGMDAKNGAQVIKADVPLSEMFGYVTSLRTISSGRATSSMEFSHYSETPANISEAVIAEVKG; this is encoded by the coding sequence ATGGCTAAAAGAGATTTAAAATATACTCGTAACCTTGGTATTATGGCACACATTGATGCCGGGAAAACGACTACGACTGAACGTGTACTTTATTATACAGGTTTAAGTCATAAGATCGGTGAGGTGCACGATGGTGCTGCTACTATGGACTGGATGGAGCAGGAGCAGGAAAGAGGTATTACAATTACTTCTGCTGCTACTACTGTATTCTGGAAATACCCTACTGTGCAAGGTCAGCCTGTAAAAGGTGAAACCAAAGATTACAAAATCAACATTATCGATACTCCGGGCCACGTTGACTTTACTGTAGAAGTAGAGCGTTCATTACGTGTACTTGACGGTGCTGTTGCTTTGTTCTGTGCTGTTGGTGGTGTAGAGCCACAGTCTGAAACTGTTTGGCGTCAGGCAGATAAATACAATGTTCCTCGTATTGGATTTGTAAATAAAATGGACCGTTCAGGTGCTGACTTCTTTAATGTAGTTGCACAAGTGAAAGAACGTTTAGGAGCTAATCCTGTTCCATTACAGGTGCCAATAGGATCTGAAGAAGATTTTAAAGGAGTAGTTGATCTTATCGAGATGAAAGGAATTATCTGGAACGAAGATGATATGGGTATGACATATCAGGAAGTTGCTATTCCGGAAGACCTTAAAGACGATGTGGAAACTTGGAGAGCTCACCTTATCGAATCTGTTGCTGAAACAAACGATGAGTTGATGGAGAAATTCTTCGAAGATCCTAATTCAATTACTCGTGAAGAATTAATGGATGCTATCCGTGTAGCTACATTAAATATGACAATTACACCAATGCTTGCAGGTTCTGCCTTTAAAAATAAAGGAGTTCAGACTGTGCTTGATGCTGTAATGTCTTACCTTCCTTCGCCTGATGACTCAGAAGGTATTGAAGGAATAAACCCTGATACAGAAAAGACTGAAATGCGTTTGCCAGATCCTGAGCAACCATTTTCTGCTTTAGCATTTAAGATTGCAACTGACCCATTCGTAGGTCGTTTGTGTTTCTTCCGTGTTTATTCAGGTACTTTACCAGCTGGTTCTTACGTTAGGAATCAACGTACTGGTAAAAAAGAACGTATTTCTCGTATTTTCCAAATGCACTCTAATAAGCAAAATGCTATCGATCAAATCGAAGCAGGAGATATTGGAGCTGGAGTTGGATTTAAAGACATCCGCACCGGAGATACTTTAACTGACGAGAAAAATCCAATCGTTCTTGAATCAATGACTTTCCCTGATCCAGTAATTGGGGTAGCTGTTGAACCTAAATCTCAGGCAGATGTTGACAAGATGGGAGTTGCTCTTGGAAAATTATCTGAAGAGGATCCTACATTTACTGTTAAAACAAACGACGATACTGGTCAGACTATTATCTCTGGAATGGGTGAGTTGCACCTTGAGATTCTTATCGATCGTATGAGACGTGAGTTTAAAGTAGAGCTTAATCAGGGTCAACCACAAGTTGAGTACCGCGAATCTATTACTCAAGAGTTTCAACACCGTGAGGTTTATAAGAAACAATCAGGTGGTCGTGGTAAATTCGCTGATATCGTATTTACGATAGGACCTGCTGATGAGGGTAAAGAAGAATTCCAGTTTGAATCTAAAATTAAAGGTGGTAACGTTCCTAAGGAATTTGTTCCATCTATTGAAAAAGGATTCAAAGAAGCAATGAAAAACGGTACTCTAGCCGGATTTGAAGTTGTTGGAATGAAAGTTACTTTGCTTGATGGATCTTTCCACCCTGTGGATTCTGATCAATTATCATTTGAGTTGGCTGCAAAACTAGGATTTAAAGCTGCTGCAAAATCTGCAGGGCCAAAAATTCTTGAACCACTTATGAAGTTAGAAGTTGTTACTCCTGAAGAAAACATGGGTGATGTTGTTGGTGATCTTAACCGTCGTCGTGGACAAGTAAACGGTATGGATGCTAAAAACGGAGCTCAGGTTATAAAGGCAGATGTTCCATTATCGGAGATGTTTGGATATGTTACTTCATTGAGAACAATTTCATCTGGTCGTGCTACTTCTTCAATGGAATTCTCTCACTATTCAGAGACTCCTGCGAATATTTCAGAAGCAGTTATAGCAGAAGTAAAAGGATAA
- the rplP gene encoding 50S ribosomal protein L16 translates to MLQPKRTKFRKMQKGRMKGLSQRGSTLSNGMFGIKALQGSWMTARQIEAARIAATRHMKREGQLWIKIFPDKPVTKKPLEVRMGKGKGNPELFVAVVKPGRILFEVGGVPMEVAKEALRLAAQKLPVTTKFVVARDYVEA, encoded by the coding sequence ATGTTACAGCCAAAAAGAACAAAGTTCCGCAAAATGCAGAAAGGCCGTATGAAAGGACTGTCTCAAAGAGGTAGTACACTTTCGAACGGAATGTTTGGTATCAAAGCCTTACAAGGATCCTGGATGACTGCGAGACAAATCGAAGCAGCACGTATTGCTGCCACTCGTCATATGAAGAGGGAAGGGCAATTGTGGATTAAAATCTTCCCAGACAAACCTGTTACCAAAAAACCATTAGAAGTACGTATGGGTAAAGGTAAAGGTAATCCTGAATTATTCGTTGCTGTTGTAAAACCAGGACGAATTTTATTTGAAGTAGGAGGTGTGCCAATGGAAGTAGCAAAAGAGGCTTTACGTCTTGCTGCTCAAAAATTGCCGGTTACTACTAAGTTTGTTGTAGCAAGAGATTACGTTGAAGCTTAA